In one Hypomesus transpacificus isolate Combined female chromosome 18, fHypTra1, whole genome shotgun sequence genomic region, the following are encoded:
- the mapk14a gene encoding mitogen-activated protein kinase 14A isoform X2, with amino-acid sequence MSQRERPKFYRQEVNKATWEVPERYQSLSPVGSGAYGSVCSSYDDKTGMKIAVKKLSRPFQSIIHAKRTYRELRLLKHMKHENVIGLLDVFTPATSLEEFNDVYLVTHLMGADLNNIVKCQKLTDDHVQFLIYQILRGLKYIHSADIIHRDLKPSNLAVNEDCELKILDFGLARHTDDEMTGYVATRWYRAPEIMLNWMHYNMTVDIWSVGCIMAELLTGRTLFPGTDHINQLQQIMRLTGTPPVSLISRMPSHEARNYINSLPQMPKRNFADVFIGANPQAVDLLEKMLVLDTDKRITAAEALAHPYFAQYHDPDDEPEAEPYDQSFESRELEIEEWKRLTYEELVSFEAPLFGDDMES; translated from the exons ATGTCGCAAAGAGAAAGACCCAAGTTCTATAGACAGGAGGTCAACAAGGCTACTTGGGAGGTTCCTGAACGGTACCAGAGCCTGTCCCCTGTCGGTTCTGGGGCCTACGGATCGGTTTG CTCGTCGTACGATGACAAGACGGGTATGAAGATAGCGGTGAAGAAACTTTCTCGGCCTTTCCAGTCCATCATCCACGCCAAGAGAACTTACAGAGAGTTACGACTGCTGAAGCACATGAAACACGAGAAC GTGATCGGGCTTCTTGATGTCTTTACACCTGCCACAAGTCTGGAGGAGTTCAATGATGT CTACCTGGTGACTCACCTGATGGGCGCGGACCTTAACAACATTGTCAAGTGTCAGAAACTGACAGACGACCATGTCCAGTTCCTAATATACCAAATTCTCCGGGGACTTAAG TACATCCACTCGGCAGACATCATTCACAGA GACCTGAAACCAAGTAATCTGGCTGTGAACGAAGACTGTGAACTCAAG ATCCTGGACTTTGGGCTGGCGCGCCACACAGACGATGAGATGACGGGCTACGTGGCGACGCGCTGGTACCGCGCTCCTGAGATCATGCTCAACTGGATGCACTACAACATGACAG TTGACATCTGGTCTGTGGGGTGCATAATGGCGGAACTCCTTACTGGACGAACTCTGTTTCCTGGCACTGACC ATATAAACCAGCTTCAGCAGATAATGCGGCTGACAGGAACGCCCCCGGTGTCTCTAATAAGCAGGATGCCCAGCCACGAG GCTAGGAATTACATCAACTCTTTACCACAAATGCCCAAGAGGAATTTTGCTGATGTGTTTATAGGAGCCAATCCACAAG CGGTGGACCTGTTGGAGAAGATGCTGGTTCTGGACACTGATAAGCGCATCACAGCAGCCGAGGCTCTGGCTCATCCCTACTTCGCTCAGTACCATGACCCGGACGATGAACCGGAGGCTGAACCGTATGACCAGAGTTTCGAGAGTCGCGAGCTTGAGATTGAGGAATGGAAAC GGTTAACTTATGAGGAACTGGTCAGTTTTGAGGCTCCATTGTTTGGGGACGACATGGAATCATGA
- the mapk14a gene encoding mitogen-activated protein kinase 14A isoform X1 produces the protein MSQRERPKFYRQEVNKATWEVPERYQSLSPVGSGAYGSVCSSYDDKTGMKIAVKKLSRPFQSIIHAKRTYRELRLLKHMKHENVIGLLDVFTPATSLEEFNDVYLVTHLMGADLNNIVKCQKLTDDHVQFLIYQILRGLKYIHSADIIHRDLKPSNLAVNEDCELKILDFGLARHTDDEMTGYVATRWYRAPEIMLNWMHYNMTVDIWSVGCIMAELLTGRTLFPGTDHIDQLKLIMLLVGTPGPELLMKISSESARNYINSLPQMPKRNFADVFIGANPQAVDLLEKMLVLDTDKRITAAEALAHPYFAQYHDPDDEPEAEPYDQSFESRELEIEEWKRLTYEELVSFEAPLFGDDMES, from the exons ATGTCGCAAAGAGAAAGACCCAAGTTCTATAGACAGGAGGTCAACAAGGCTACTTGGGAGGTTCCTGAACGGTACCAGAGCCTGTCCCCTGTCGGTTCTGGGGCCTACGGATCGGTTTG CTCGTCGTACGATGACAAGACGGGTATGAAGATAGCGGTGAAGAAACTTTCTCGGCCTTTCCAGTCCATCATCCACGCCAAGAGAACTTACAGAGAGTTACGACTGCTGAAGCACATGAAACACGAGAAC GTGATCGGGCTTCTTGATGTCTTTACACCTGCCACAAGTCTGGAGGAGTTCAATGATGT CTACCTGGTGACTCACCTGATGGGCGCGGACCTTAACAACATTGTCAAGTGTCAGAAACTGACAGACGACCATGTCCAGTTCCTAATATACCAAATTCTCCGGGGACTTAAG TACATCCACTCGGCAGACATCATTCACAGA GACCTGAAACCAAGTAATCTGGCTGTGAACGAAGACTGTGAACTCAAG ATCCTGGACTTTGGGCTGGCGCGCCACACAGACGATGAGATGACGGGCTACGTGGCGACGCGCTGGTACCGCGCTCCTGAGATCATGCTCAACTGGATGCACTACAACATGACAG TTGACATCTGGTCTGTGGGGTGCATAATGGCGGAACTCCTTACTGGACGAACTCTGTTTCCTGGCACTGACC ACATTGATCAATTGAAGCTTATCATGCTGCTCGTCGGAACCCCAGGGCCTGAACTCTTGATGAAAATTTCTTCAGAGTCT GCTAGGAATTACATCAACTCTTTACCACAAATGCCCAAGAGGAATTTTGCTGATGTGTTTATAGGAGCCAATCCACAAG CGGTGGACCTGTTGGAGAAGATGCTGGTTCTGGACACTGATAAGCGCATCACAGCAGCCGAGGCTCTGGCTCATCCCTACTTCGCTCAGTACCATGACCCGGACGATGAACCGGAGGCTGAACCGTATGACCAGAGTTTCGAGAGTCGCGAGCTTGAGATTGAGGAATGGAAAC GGTTAACTTATGAGGAACTGGTCAGTTTTGAGGCTCCATTGTTTGGGGACGACATGGAATCATGA